Proteins encoded by one window of Monoglobus pectinilyticus:
- a CDS encoding DHHW family protein encodes MRFIKHIIGAVLTTALIGVPLTLTQIVYADISDISVYVNGIKTEFDEPPASENDRTLVPMRGIFEALGAEVYWDEKSETASAFLNEDTMSITIDNNIMLKNNDEIILDVPARMYGDRTLVPVRAISEAFGSYVGWDENTQTGFVDSKENPMNETIISDEYRYPNYNGNFNDVDIFDKNNEDYFGMELLHISDEQGSAYAKTINAFANSAPNANVYNIVVPTAAEFYASDEYKTSYTPAIRKIYSQLNDNVKGINAVSPLMNHADENIYFHTDHHWTQLGAYYVYEAFINELGDDIDPYYTFDKQTISNYYGSLTRFTADTDGYDMLMSSPNALQLFSPKVSYEGYSFNDMEMNDFISNVEPIVPGFKNYNCFLGGDYPLQVYNTDVNNGRSLVIIKESYGNAFSTWALNNFETVYIVDYRKFNNYGGTNEYENVFKINEFYELTNFTDLLIISYPVSVTNAPEAAALRTMTE; translated from the coding sequence ATGAGATTTATAAAACATATCATAGGGGCTGTTTTAACCACCGCGTTAATAGGCGTACCTCTTACACTCACACAAATAGTTTACGCTGATATTTCTGATATCTCCGTATATGTAAACGGAATAAAAACCGAATTTGATGAGCCGCCGGCAAGCGAAAACGACCGTACATTGGTACCTATGAGAGGGATTTTTGAGGCTCTCGGCGCCGAAGTCTATTGGGATGAAAAGTCCGAAACAGCCAGTGCTTTTCTGAATGAGGATACAATGTCAATAACAATAGATAACAATATCATGTTAAAAAACAATGATGAAATTATTTTGGACGTGCCTGCGCGCATGTATGGTGACAGAACTTTGGTGCCGGTAAGAGCAATATCAGAAGCGTTCGGAAGCTATGTCGGCTGGGACGAAAATACTCAAACCGGTTTTGTTGACTCGAAGGAAAACCCAATGAATGAAACTATAATAAGCGATGAGTACAGATATCCTAATTATAATGGAAACTTTAACGATGTAGACATCTTTGACAAAAACAATGAGGACTATTTTGGTATGGAACTCTTACACATTTCCGATGAACAAGGGTCAGCGTACGCTAAAACAATAAATGCTTTTGCAAATTCTGCACCAAACGCCAATGTATACAATATTGTTGTACCAACCGCCGCTGAATTTTACGCAAGTGATGAGTACAAAACATCTTATACGCCGGCAATCAGAAAAATATATTCACAGCTGAATGATAATGTTAAAGGAATCAACGCAGTATCGCCTCTTATGAATCATGCCGACGAAAATATTTATTTCCATACCGACCACCACTGGACCCAGCTTGGAGCCTACTATGTATATGAAGCATTTATAAATGAGCTTGGTGACGACATAGACCCATATTATACGTTTGACAAACAAACAATAAGTAATTATTATGGTTCGCTCACCCGTTTTACAGCAGACACTGACGGTTATGATATGCTGATGTCAAGCCCGAACGCTCTCCAATTATTCAGTCCGAAAGTCAGCTATGAAGGTTATTCTTTCAATGATATGGAAATGAATGATTTTATTTCTAATGTTGAACCTATTGTTCCCGGATTTAAAAATTACAACTGTTTTCTGGGCGGCGACTATCCGCTTCAAGTGTATAACACTGATGTGAACAACGGACGTTCTCTAGTGATTATCAAGGAATCATACGGCAACGCATTTTCTACCTGGGCGCTCAATAATTTTGAAACTGTGTACATAGTAGATTACAGAAAATTCAACAATTACGGCGGAACAAACGAGTATGAAAATGTATTTAAAATCAATGAGTTTTATGAACTGACTAACTTTACCGACCTGCTTATAATAAGCTATCCCGTATCTGTAACAAATGCCCCTGAAGCAGCCGCTCTCAGAACTATGACTGAATAA
- a CDS encoding ribonuclease J, which yields MAHKVVDKIAKISGVNEKTNNNNNRNKNNNSNGKNGNRNSNGGNRKNNTPKHTDKPIRIIPLGGLNEIGKNLTVFEYEDDALILDCGMAFPDDDMLGVDIVIPDITYLHKIADRIRGIVLTHGHEDHIGALPYVLKEFSVPVYGTRLTLGILKNKLKEHGILNQVKLNTINAGDKVKLGAFTAEFIHTNHSIADAVAIALHTPTGIILHTGDFKIDSTPIDSDMIDLARFGELGKEGVLALLSDSTNADRPGVTFSEKSIGKTFDNLFEKGEQNKQRIIVATFASNVHRVQQIINSAVKYNRKVAVSGRSMENVISAAIELEYMHVPENTLIGLDEINKYPKEQLVVITTGSQGESMAALTRMAFTSHKKINIEPNDLVIISASPIPGNEKSVANVVNELLKQGAEVIYEKQADVHVSGHACQEELKMILSLVKPKYFIPVHGEYRHLCKHKGLAVHTGIDPKNIFVMDLGNVLELSRSSAKIVGSVPSGKVLVDGLGVGDVGNIVLRDRKHLAEDGIIIVVMTIEKESGECVSGPDIISRGFVYVRESEDLMEEIKKQTTSVVENCLSGHSFDWTTLKTRVKNDVGNYLYVKTKRRPMILPIIMEV from the coding sequence ATGGCGCATAAGGTCGTGGATAAGATAGCTAAAATCAGCGGTGTTAATGAGAAAACAAACAACAATAATAATCGAAATAAAAATAATAATAGTAACGGTAAAAACGGAAACAGAAACAGCAATGGAGGAAACAGAAAGAATAATACGCCGAAACATACAGATAAACCAATCCGTATTATACCTCTCGGCGGACTGAATGAAATCGGCAAAAACTTAACTGTTTTTGAGTATGAGGACGACGCTTTGATACTGGACTGCGGTATGGCGTTTCCTGACGATGATATGCTTGGTGTTGATATTGTTATTCCTGACATAACATATCTTCATAAAATCGCGGATAGGATTCGCGGCATAGTTTTGACGCATGGTCATGAGGACCATATCGGAGCTTTGCCTTATGTTTTAAAAGAATTTTCAGTTCCGGTTTACGGAACCAGGCTTACTCTCGGTATTTTAAAAAATAAGCTCAAAGAACATGGTATACTGAATCAGGTAAAGCTTAACACGATTAATGCAGGAGACAAAGTGAAGCTTGGAGCATTTACGGCTGAATTTATTCATACAAACCACTCAATAGCCGACGCGGTAGCAATCGCGCTTCATACGCCTACAGGTATAATACTCCACACCGGCGATTTTAAAATAGATTCAACTCCTATAGACAGCGATATGATTGACTTGGCACGTTTCGGCGAGCTGGGTAAGGAAGGTGTGTTAGCGTTATTGTCTGACAGCACAAATGCTGACAGGCCCGGAGTAACATTTAGTGAAAAGTCAATCGGAAAAACCTTTGACAATCTGTTTGAAAAAGGCGAGCAGAACAAGCAGAGGATAATCGTAGCCACGTTTGCATCCAATGTACATAGGGTGCAGCAGATTATTAATTCCGCGGTCAAGTATAACCGTAAGGTCGCTGTGTCAGGACGGAGCATGGAAAACGTAATATCGGCGGCAATAGAGCTTGAATATATGCACGTGCCTGAAAATACACTGATTGGTTTAGACGAGATAAACAAGTATCCTAAAGAACAGCTTGTTGTTATAACGACAGGTAGTCAGGGAGAGTCAATGGCTGCTCTGACAAGAATGGCGTTTACCAGTCACAAAAAGATTAATATTGAACCGAATGATTTAGTTATCATTTCTGCAAGTCCTATACCTGGAAATGAAAAGTCTGTAGCCAATGTTGTGAACGAGCTTTTAAAGCAGGGAGCAGAGGTTATATATGAAAAACAGGCTGACGTCCATGTTTCTGGGCACGCTTGCCAGGAAGAGCTCAAAATGATATTGTCTTTGGTTAAGCCGAAATATTTTATTCCTGTTCACGGAGAGTACCGTCATCTTTGCAAGCATAAAGGTCTTGCTGTTCACACGGGTATAGACCCTAAAAATATATTTGTTATGGACTTGGGTAATGTTTTAGAATTGTCGCGCTCATCTGCAAAGATAGTGGGTTCTGTGCCGTCAGGCAAAGTTTTGGTTGACGGATTGGGTGTGGGCGACGTTGGCAATATCGTTCTTCGTGACAGAAAGCATTTGGCTGAAGACGGTATAATTATAGTGGTAATGACAATAGAAAAAGAGAGCGGCGAGTGTGTTTCAGGACCTGATATAATATCAAGAGGTTTTGTTTATGTTCGGGAATCTGAAGACTTAATGGAAGAGATTAAGAAACAGACAACTTCTGTTGTTGAAAATTGTTTATCAGGCCACAGTTTTGACTGGACTACTCTGAAAACAAGAGTAAAAAATGATGTCGGCAACTATCTATATGTCAAAACAAAACGCAGACCGATGATTCTTCCGATAATTATGGAAGTATAG
- a CDS encoding DNA gyrase/topoisomerase IV subunit A, with translation MKKPIIQEQQIIDTLEENYMPYAMSVIISRAIPEIDGLKPSHRKLLYTMYKMGLLNGNLTKSANVVGQTMKLNPHGDSAIYETMVRLTDGNGALLLPLVKSKGNFGRVYSRDMAYAASRYTEVKLNPVCSELFGDLDKNTVDFFDNYDGTMKEPTLLPATFPSILANPNQGIAVGMASNICSFNLRELCEATIMLMHDPDADILDTLLAPDFPTGGELIYNRSELKEIYRTGRGSFKVRAKYEYDKSQNCIDIKEIPYTTTVEVIIDKIVDLVKSGKVKEISDIRDETDLKGLKITIDLKRGVDPDKLMLKLFKMTPLQDSFGCNFNILVEGSPIVLGVNDMICEWLRFRRSCIKRAIAFDIQKKSEKLHLLEGLSLILLDIDKAIKIVRETEDDSMVIPNLMKGFKITEVQAEYVAEIKLRNLNKDYILKRIAEIETLKKELEELKSTLESKTKINKLIEKQLKQIAKKYGSDRKTEIITADEIKDIVEEEIIDNYSVKLFRTQHGYLKKISLVSLRTSGEQRLKDDDTMIQEIEAQNSSEIIFFARSGDVYKIKAYDVPDSKASLLGEFIPNLVGLTEKEEIVGMSATDDFSGDLVFFFENGKAARVPLKSYQTKTNRKKLANGFSSKSPLVEMFYLPAETEMDIVLFSDKDRAITVNTERIPLKTTRTTQGVNIMSSRKGSIVSKAVPASDSGLKNIERFRTKTVPAVGATVREQDRGIEQISFDV, from the coding sequence ATGAAAAAACCCATAATCCAAGAACAGCAAATAATAGATACGCTGGAAGAAAACTATATGCCTTATGCAATGAGCGTAATAATTTCACGTGCTATTCCGGAAATTGACGGTCTTAAACCGTCTCACAGAAAACTCCTTTATACTATGTATAAAATGGGGCTTTTAAACGGCAATCTTACCAAGTCCGCAAACGTAGTCGGACAAACCATGAAGCTGAATCCGCATGGTGATTCGGCTATTTATGAAACCATGGTCCGTCTTACTGACGGCAACGGCGCTTTACTGCTGCCGCTTGTCAAATCAAAAGGAAACTTCGGACGTGTTTACTCGAGAGATATGGCCTACGCCGCTTCGAGATATACCGAGGTAAAGTTAAATCCTGTATGCAGTGAATTATTTGGCGATTTAGACAAAAATACCGTCGACTTTTTTGATAACTACGACGGCACTATGAAAGAACCTACCCTGCTTCCGGCCACATTTCCAAGCATTTTGGCAAATCCAAATCAGGGAATTGCAGTGGGCATGGCTTCAAATATTTGCAGTTTTAATCTGCGTGAGCTTTGCGAGGCTACTATTATGCTTATGCATGACCCGGACGCGGATATACTTGACACACTGCTGGCTCCCGACTTCCCGACAGGCGGAGAACTGATTTATAACCGCTCAGAACTCAAGGAAATTTACCGCACCGGTCGAGGTTCTTTTAAAGTCAGAGCAAAATATGAGTATGACAAGAGCCAAAATTGCATTGATATAAAAGAAATACCTTATACAACCACAGTTGAGGTAATCATAGACAAAATAGTTGATTTAGTTAAGTCAGGGAAAGTCAAAGAAATCTCTGATATCCGTGACGAAACCGACCTCAAAGGTCTGAAAATAACTATTGACTTAAAACGTGGAGTAGACCCTGACAAATTAATGCTGAAGCTCTTTAAAATGACGCCTTTACAGGATAGTTTTGGCTGTAACTTTAACATTCTTGTTGAAGGTTCTCCTATTGTTTTGGGTGTTAACGATATGATTTGCGAATGGCTTAGATTCAGAAGAAGCTGTATCAAAAGAGCCATAGCGTTTGATATTCAAAAGAAAAGTGAAAAACTGCACCTGCTTGAAGGTCTTTCGCTGATACTTTTGGATATAGACAAGGCAATAAAAATTGTCCGTGAGACAGAAGACGACAGCATGGTAATCCCTAACCTCATGAAGGGTTTTAAAATAACTGAGGTTCAGGCAGAATATGTGGCTGAAATCAAACTCAGGAATTTGAATAAAGATTATATTCTAAAAAGGATAGCAGAGATAGAAACCCTAAAAAAAGAACTTGAGGAACTGAAATCCACCCTTGAAAGTAAAACAAAAATAAACAAACTGATTGAAAAACAGCTGAAACAAATAGCGAAAAAATATGGAAGCGACAGAAAAACTGAAATTATAACTGCTGATGAGATTAAAGACATAGTCGAAGAAGAAATAATTGATAATTACAGCGTCAAACTTTTCAGAACACAGCACGGCTATTTAAAGAAAATCTCACTCGTATCACTCCGCACCAGCGGTGAACAGCGGCTCAAGGACGATGATACTATGATTCAGGAGATTGAAGCTCAGAACAGCAGTGAAATTATATTCTTTGCAAGATCAGGAGACGTTTATAAAATCAAAGCCTACGACGTCCCCGACAGCAAAGCAAGTTTGCTGGGAGAGTTTATACCCAATCTTGTCGGACTAACTGAAAAGGAAGAGATTGTGGGCATGTCCGCAACCGATGATTTTTCAGGAGATTTGGTATTCTTCTTTGAAAACGGAAAGGCGGCCAGAGTTCCGCTGAAGTCATATCAAACAAAAACTAACCGAAAAAAACTTGCCAACGGATTTTCTTCAAAATCGCCTCTTGTTGAGATGTTTTATCTTCCGGCCGAAACCGAAATGGACATTGTTTTATTTTCAGACAAAGACAGGGCGATTACCGTAAATACAGAAAGGATACCCTTAAAAACTACGCGAACAACTCAAGGCGTTAACATAATGAGTTCCAGAAAGGGCAGTATAGTGTCAAAGGCCGTTCCCGCTTCAGATTCAGGACTGAAAAATATAGAAAGATTCAGAACCAAGACAGTTCCGGCTGTAGGAGCAACTGTCCGTGAGCAAGACCGGGGAATTGAACAAATCAGTTTTGATGTATAG
- a CDS encoding DNA gyrase/topoisomerase IV subunit B — MCAKKYDNESIRALKGAARVRKRPAVIFGSDGIDGCEHSMFEILSNSIDEAREGFGDTIIITRFLDNSIEVEDFGRGIPVDYNEHEKKYNWELVFCELYAGGKYKNNTGGDYEYSLGLNGLGACATQYSSEYMDVEVLRDGYKYELHFEAGENIDGMKKTKFRHRHTGTTIRWKPDIKVFTDIDIPLDFYKETLRRQAVVNSGVKFVLKNEISKEEFEEFEFLYENGIVDYIKELTEEKEFTGVHYIETERSGRDREDLPEYKLKMSFAFCFDNEFSTTEYYHNSSFLEYGGSPDKAVRNAFVYAIDQYLKANNKYNKSEGKIQYSDVQDSLVLVSNSYSTMTSYENQTKKAINNKFIQDAMTEFLREQLAIYFIENKMDADKICNQVLVNKRSRETAEKTRINVKKKLGGNLDVANRVKKFVDCRSKDPEKREVYIVEGDSALGACKLGRDSEFQAIIPLRGKILNCLKAEYDRIFNSDVIVDLLRVLGCGVEIKSKHNKDLSSFDLNNLRWNKVIICTDADVDGYQIRTLVLTMIYRLVPTLIEKGFVYIAESPLYEITSKKKTYFAYNEQEKSEILSKLEGQKYSIQRSKGLGENQPDMMWLTTMNPETRRLIKVTPCDVIKTQETFDLLLGDNLAGRKEHIAENGHQYIEMADVS; from the coding sequence ATGTGCGCTAAAAAATATGACAACGAGAGCATCAGGGCCCTAAAAGGCGCTGCCAGAGTTAGAAAACGCCCGGCTGTAATATTCGGTTCAGACGGAATTGACGGCTGTGAACATTCAATGTTTGAGATTTTGTCTAACTCTATAGACGAAGCCCGTGAAGGCTTTGGTGATACAATAATAATTACCAGATTTTTAGATAACTCAATTGAAGTTGAGGATTTCGGCCGCGGAATCCCGGTCGACTACAATGAACATGAGAAAAAATATAACTGGGAACTTGTTTTCTGTGAACTTTATGCCGGCGGAAAATACAAAAACAATACCGGCGGCGACTATGAGTATAGTTTGGGTCTTAACGGGCTGGGCGCCTGTGCTACCCAATACAGCTCCGAATATATGGATGTGGAGGTTCTCAGAGACGGATATAAATATGAGCTTCATTTTGAAGCCGGAGAAAATATCGACGGAATGAAAAAGACAAAATTCAGACACCGCCACACAGGAACTACAATCCGCTGGAAGCCGGACATAAAGGTATTTACTGATATTGATATACCATTGGACTTTTATAAAGAAACGCTGAGACGTCAGGCGGTTGTAAATTCAGGCGTTAAATTTGTTTTAAAAAACGAGATTTCCAAAGAAGAATTTGAAGAGTTTGAGTTTCTATACGAAAACGGTATAGTGGATTATATAAAAGAGCTGACTGAAGAAAAAGAGTTCACCGGCGTTCATTATATAGAAACCGAACGCAGCGGAAGAGACAGGGAGGACCTCCCTGAGTATAAGTTAAAAATGAGCTTTGCATTCTGTTTTGACAACGAGTTCAGCACAACCGAATACTATCATAATTCCAGCTTTCTTGAATACGGCGGCTCGCCGGACAAGGCTGTTAGAAACGCTTTTGTATATGCTATTGACCAGTATCTCAAAGCCAACAACAAATACAATAAAAGCGAGGGCAAAATTCAATACAGCGATGTTCAGGACAGTTTGGTATTGGTATCTAACTCTTACTCCACTATGACTAGTTACGAAAACCAAACTAAAAAAGCTATAAACAACAAGTTTATTCAGGACGCAATGACAGAATTTTTGAGGGAACAGCTGGCTATTTATTTTATAGAGAATAAGATGGACGCTGACAAAATATGCAATCAGGTTCTTGTTAATAAACGAAGCCGTGAAACCGCAGAAAAAACAAGAATAAACGTAAAAAAGAAGCTAGGCGGCAATCTTGACGTAGCTAACCGCGTTAAAAAATTTGTTGACTGCAGGAGCAAAGATCCTGAAAAACGTGAAGTCTATATAGTTGAGGGAGACTCAGCTCTCGGCGCCTGTAAGCTTGGCAGAGACAGCGAATTTCAGGCAATAATTCCTCTTCGAGGAAAGATACTTAACTGTCTTAAAGCGGAGTATGACAGAATATTTAACAGCGATGTTATTGTTGACCTGCTCAGGGTATTGGGCTGCGGAGTGGAGATAAAATCAAAACATAATAAGGATTTAAGTTCTTTTGATTTAAACAATCTTAGATGGAACAAAGTAATAATCTGTACCGACGCCGACGTTGACGGCTATCAGATAAGAACATTGGTTCTGACCATGATTTACCGGTTAGTACCTACGCTTATTGAAAAAGGTTTCGTTTATATAGCTGAATCCCCTTTGTATGAGATAACTTCAAAAAAGAAAACATATTTTGCTTACAACGAGCAGGAAAAATCAGAGATTCTTTCAAAACTTGAAGGACAAAAATATTCTATTCAAAGAAGCAAAGGTCTTGGTGAAAACCAACCGGATATGATGTGGCTGACCACCATGAATCCTGAAACCCGCCGGTTAATCAAAGTCACCCCATGCGATGTTATAAAAACTCAGGAAACATTTGACCTTCTTCTCGGAGATAATCTTGCCGGCAGAAAAGAACACATTGCCGAAAACGGACACCAATACATCGAAATGGCTGATGTATCATAA
- a CDS encoding ribbon-helix-helix domain-containing protein, translating into MAAKKLGRPTDSLKDKEIRVRANPETIRKLEECSKRLNTSKSDIVRRGIDKMYDDLDKN; encoded by the coding sequence ATGGCTGCTAAGAAACTGGGTCGTCCTACTGACAGCCTAAAGGATAAGGAAATAAGAGTTCGGGCTAATCCTGAAACAATCAGAAAGCTTGAAGAGTGCAGTAAAAGATTGAATACAAGTAAGTCTGATATAGTTAGAAGAGGGATTGATAAAATGTATGATGACCTTGATAAAAATTAA
- a CDS encoding phosphohexomutase domain-containing protein, with protein MEYLSEWTVSPERWLRLGYILGASENGGRISISSDEEDLSKLAADTIKIGVKYAGSKVYNFGEQNLPIMRHAVRFYKTGLGIFVNTIKGDNGNVLNVDLLDNRGIKVPLENLVKREELAKAESLVTSDITMGTVGQEVTLFEFKTHYMRHIINSIKSGTFNMNICLSTKSKTISEILKVVLDDLYSKIEPEALEKYEFSGIISENGEQINLYKSDGTELSREQILSVMIYVLLRDSSIRTFVVPDSISEYTETAILRLGGNVIRVSGGDSEIMEKIISSGSSEQMLMQFDGIYAAVKILDFLNRYDISFDSLTMHLPQIFKAEAEVACGDEKQMENIIKSLKRQFKNNATILGDSDTDDEKGSDNNKKSEGIKIESNGTVTIVFPGSGNNILKIISESESMETAEEISTLFKNKIKTLAKS; from the coding sequence ATGGAATATTTAAGCGAATGGACAGTATCTCCTGAGAGGTGGCTCAGGCTTGGATATATTTTGGGCGCGTCAGAAAACGGCGGAAGAATAAGCATAAGCAGCGACGAGGAGGATTTATCTAAACTTGCCGCAGACACAATCAAAATAGGCGTTAAATACGCAGGCTCAAAAGTGTATAATTTTGGGGAACAAAATTTGCCTATAATGCGCCATGCCGTCAGGTTTTATAAGACCGGCTTAGGAATTTTTGTCAATACAATTAAGGGCGATAACGGAAATGTGTTAAACGTGGATTTGTTAGATAACCGCGGTATTAAAGTGCCGCTCGAAAATTTAGTTAAGCGTGAAGAGTTAGCCAAAGCTGAAAGTCTTGTCACTTCTGATATTACTATGGGAACGGTTGGGCAAGAGGTAACCTTATTTGAGTTTAAAACGCATTATATGAGACATATTATCAACAGTATAAAAAGTGGTACGTTTAATATGAATATATGTCTTTCAACAAAATCAAAGACTATTTCAGAAATTTTGAAGGTCGTTCTTGATGACCTATACTCAAAAATAGAGCCTGAGGCGCTGGAAAAGTATGAGTTCAGCGGTATAATAAGTGAAAACGGGGAGCAGATTAATTTATATAAATCAGATGGCACAGAACTTTCCAGAGAGCAAATTCTATCTGTAATGATTTATGTTTTGCTCAGAGACAGTTCGATAAGAACCTTTGTGGTGCCGGACAGTATATCAGAGTATACCGAAACGGCGATTCTGAGGCTTGGCGGAAATGTGATAAGGGTGTCGGGCGGCGACTCGGAGATAATGGAAAAAATAATTTCCAGCGGCAGCAGCGAACAAATGCTGATGCAGTTTGACGGAATATATGCGGCAGTAAAAATTTTGGATTTTCTGAATAGATACGATATTAGTTTTGACAGTCTGACAATGCATTTGCCGCAGATTTTTAAAGCCGAGGCAGAGGTTGCCTGCGGCGACGAAAAACAAATGGAAAATATAATAAAATCTTTAAAAAGACAGTTTAAGAATAATGCAACTATATTGGGCGATAGTGACACAGACGATGAAAAAGGAAGTGATAATAACAAAAAAAGTGAAGGAATTAAGATTGAAAGCAATGGAACTGTAACTATTGTTTTCCCGGGAAGCGGAAATAATATATTAAAAATTATTTCCGAGTCCGAATCTATGGAAACGGCGGAAGAAATATCAACGCTGTTTAAAAATAAAATAAAAACACTTGCAAAGAGCTGA
- a CDS encoding copper amine oxidase N-terminal domain-containing protein has product MKKLLYIILILFLFTNVINIFIPVFAEESSSAEVSFCDRDGWVSMVDGYSGGQFNFSRLQQYPQPFVNENGRTMFPILYFDEIFRDGLSYDINDNTITITRNILDVITTVSVTIDSNVLIRNGEEIVMDTVPIRIGETIYIPLWWVADSLGYGVLWRDYQSKWWPGGMVEFGQLTSIFVYVWNEDKDSSPNGLRYSYTIGERSDDMSEIKANATSDFEDVFAVIKRLPQGATVLTTAIYGLDGYKVPYDIYNGITNAVFNGGYKGGYSTYCLDEIPPIINSLGDFTNEWYSEELSALGEPALYDSIGQIYRFSYIPSFWNPFVVRIEINDDGTADVCYKSGNGVAGPHSGGILKSESAKLSREETKEFLDLLNDKDYWNMPKEVERLGCDGYDVVIEGVKNGVYHIVNRWCPMENDSAFYIEKYFENLVKEKFPE; this is encoded by the coding sequence ATGAAAAAATTATTGTACATAATTTTGATATTATTTTTATTCACTAATGTCATAAATATTTTTATTCCTGTTTTTGCTGAAGAAAGTTCCTCTGCGGAGGTGTCTTTTTGTGACAGGGATGGATGGGTGAGCATGGTTGACGGATACTCCGGCGGGCAGTTTAATTTTAGCAGGCTTCAACAGTATCCCCAGCCGTTTGTTAATGAAAACGGCAGAACGATGTTTCCTATTCTTTATTTTGATGAGATTTTTAGGGATGGTTTAAGTTATGATATTAATGATAATACTATAACGATAACAAGAAATATTCTTGATGTTATAACGACTGTCAGTGTTACTATAGATAGTAATGTTTTAATTAGAAACGGTGAAGAAATCGTTATGGATACCGTGCCAATCAGAATAGGAGAAACGATTTATATTCCGCTGTGGTGGGTTGCTGATTCTCTTGGATATGGCGTTTTATGGAGGGATTATCAAAGTAAATGGTGGCCTGGAGGAATGGTTGAATTTGGACAATTGACATCCATCTTTGTTTATGTCTGGAATGAGGATAAGGATTCTTCACCAAACGGATTAAGGTATTCATATACAATTGGCGAACGGTCTGATGATATGTCTGAAATCAAGGCAAATGCTACGTCAGATTTTGAAGATGTATTTGCTGTTATTAAAAGACTTCCTCAAGGAGCAACAGTTTTAACTACAGCGATTTATGGGCTTGATGGATATAAAGTCCCATATGATATATATAATGGAATAACAAATGCTGTGTTTAATGGAGGCTATAAGGGCGGATATAGTACATATTGTCTCGATGAGATTCCACCGATTATTAATAGTTTGGGTGATTTTACAAATGAATGGTATTCAGAGGAGCTTTCCGCTTTAGGAGAACCGGCGCTGTATGATTCAATCGGTCAAATATATCGTTTTTCATATATTCCTTCATTTTGGAATCCGTTTGTTGTTCGGATAGAAATAAACGATGATGGAACAGCAGATGTGTGCTATAAGTCCGGCAACGGCGTTGCGGGTCCTCACAGCGGCGGGATTTTAAAATCAGAGAGTGCCAAATTAAGCAGAGAAGAAACTAAAGAGTTTCTTGATTTATTAAATGATAAGGATTATTGGAATATGCCAAAAGAAGTTGAGAGATTAGGCTGTGACGGGTATGATGTAGTAATTGAAGGAGTAAAGAACGGTGTATATCATATAGTAAACAGGTGGTGCCCAATGGAAAACGATTCAGCTTTTTACATTGAAAAATATTTTGAAAATTTGGTAAAAGAAAAATTTCCTGAATAA
- a CDS encoding 6-pyruvoyl trahydropterin synthase family protein has translation MYTVSCETHFDSAHFLLGYKGGCKNIHGHRWVVSASVSSETLIEEGGNRGMVIDFNEVKPVLNELVECFDHRLVVERDTLRSTTMLMLEEEEFEVAEVDFRPTVENFSKYFYDELKKRGVPVSKVRVYETPESYAEYCED, from the coding sequence ATGTATACAGTTTCGTGTGAAACGCATTTTGATTCAGCACATTTTCTATTAGGTTATAAAGGCGGGTGTAAAAACATTCATGGCCACAGATGGGTTGTCAGCGCGTCTGTCAGCAGTGAAACCCTGATAGAGGAAGGCGGAAACCGAGGCATGGTTATAGACTTTAATGAAGTAAAGCCTGTTTTAAATGAACTCGTAGAATGTTTTGACCACAGACTTGTTGTTGAGAGAGATACGCTTCGCAGTACGACTATGCTTATGCTTGAGGAAGAAGAGTTTGAGGTTGCAGAGGTTGATTTCAGACCTACGGTTGAAAATTTTTCTAAGTATTTTTATGATGAATTAAAAAAGCGCGGCGTTCCTGTATCCAAAGTAAGAGTTTATGAAACTCCGGAATCTTATGCCGAATACTGTGAGGACTAG